TTCCGAAGGATcatttttgaatatcagcccttgGTGGATGAGATCCTGGGCTCGGTGGGGATCCAGGACCCTGAGAGGCTGGACGGTCCGGAAGCCCTGGACAGGTAAGGAGCGATCCCGGCCTGGTTTTTCTTCCCCTAGGATTCCGTTTGAGACAATCAGCCTTACTAGCCCATGCAACTCGGCAAAATCAGGATTGAATAAGCTGCCTCGGTGGATCTTGAGTGAGCCCCCCCCAGCAGGGGTACTGCCTTCCTGCTGGGAATGGCCTAGTTCTTTGGTGTTTACAGTCTTTTGCTGTGTCAAATAGGGGGATAGTTTTTAAAGTGCGTTAGGGCTCTAATGCGTGTTATTTTTGCCTTAACGTTTTAAAGGGGACAAATATGTTATACTATTGTAATAAATATTAATGTTAGGTACAGTGGGATAAAGTAATTATATGCAAAAGATGTAAATGCATGTAGAACAGCTTCTTACATACCACCAGGAAAAAAACTGACTATTTTTTTGTACCAGAAATAATGGATAGCAGTACGCCTAGCTGCTTTTTAAAGAAGCTGACAGCCAAGCAGCTGTCCCCTCCTCATAAACCCACCCCCAAATCACATCCCCCTGATCACAGAGTTTTAATATTTTACAACAAAACCTTAAAGGTCAAATATTCCATGAAATGTAAATACAGGCATAGATATGAAATTATGTGTAAACATTTATGTAGATATGTTCCAGATTACAAGCTTCACAACACTCATGGAACCACAAATatattttgtagatcactttagtGATGATGTCATGGACCATTTATAGTCTGTAAGCTAATCAAGCAAtttctggaaataaataaaaataattaaagatAGGTCTAGAAGCATCAGCTCTAAGAAGGTTGGGAAAAGCTTCAGGAGCAGTTTCTCAGCAGCATATATGAAGGAAAGTATATCTTTTAGAGAAAATTTTGAATTAGCTTGATATTAAGAACCAACCCTAGTCCGCTTGCCCATCTGAAGCTTAGCTGCAAAAATGAAGAGTTAGCTGGTACCCAGCAAATAGGCTGAAGGGCAGCTGACCAGCCATAGGAGGTGGTACGTATTACTGCCAATGCTTGAGGAGTTTCACTACCACTGCCACAAACCATATGTAGTACCAGAGCTCTCAGAAGGCTGCACACACACTCTGCTTATCCCTTGTACTCCTTCCTGTTGTCAGTATCTCCTATGTTCTCATGAACAATATTAGTCCTACATATCTCCAAACCACAGATATTTTTGCTGGTTAATATCTTGTCTATTTTTACCCATCAAGACGTGGAAAAATATTCTTCATGATCTGCTTCATATCCAGCAACAGTAGATTGTACTATGCACTAGCACTACTAACAGACTGACTGTGCTATTCCGTTTTTTTATTATTCCATGCTAGTTCCAGCCACACTAGAGAAGACGGCTCCAGGCTGCTGACTGAACTGCTAGAACGGGAGGCTCAGACTCTCTTTTATCAAGAGGGAGTGAGCTATTCTCTGCTGAAGGTGGCTGAGTTAGGGCTGCTACATGTAGCAGAAACCTTGCTGCAGTATGGAGCTGATCTCAGCTTTGAAGGTAAGTACATCCTGCTTAGCTGTCTTTTCTTTCACAGTGAGCCCTGCTTCAGGATTATTACTAGATGTGCACATGAAACACAAGCTCTTCATTGCTTTTTTTATGGAGCCATAAGGTGTGCCATCTATGTGGGTGCACAAATAAGGAAGCCATCTTTATGCAGGGTatgagaggttttttttattttgggcccAGTAGTTTTTCATCCTGCACCCTTTGGGCCTGTAGCTCAGTTGGAACAATTACCTACTTCAGAATCCTCAAGACATACACATTGGTCATACACAAACAGATTAAGGATACCCAGGCCATGACCCCCTCCTCCAAAACACATTCACCTATTACCCTTAATGTGCCTCCACACACTTTAATTGGTCAGTAGGGAATCAGTTCTAAAAAAAATACTCTGCACCACTTAAATGCCTACACTTAGAACATTTTCAGCAGAATttaagagaaaggggatgggacttcggggcagactgaccattcgggcaaccgggcagtgcctgagggcccagaggctctgcctggatgcctgatgcgccactggtgatctagtggcctcagccaggagggggaacatgttctttcctgactGGCCTACTGGACTGCCActattcctctcctcctcccctccccccagcctggcaccactgtattttaaaaatggcggccaagACTCCCAATACTCGTGAGAAGTCTTTACCACCACTTTGGAAAACACAGCAGTGCTGACAGtcgggggaatagtggcagcacagtgggcaggaaagaacgtgCCCCCCCACAGataccaccagactaccaggaccgGGACAGCGGGGGTGGTGGGCAGTGGCCGGGTGGGGAGCCTAGACCACCCctgtgggacttgatataccgcttttctgtgattacaatcaaagtagtttacatattatatacaggtgcttattttgtacctggggcaatggagggtcaagtgacttgcccagaatcacaaggagctgcactgggaatcagactcagttccccaggatcaaagcccactgcactaaccactaggctactcctccactccattttaagGGCCTAGTGctaaatccttccccccccccccccccccaacacctcaCATTTTAGGAACCCAGCTATAGTCAGTTTTTAGAGGAATCAGTTTGGTTATTAACTCCCATGGTAGGTGTCTGACCCTATCTGCAACATTCAAAGCTCCATTTAGCCTAAGCACCAGCAAGCAGTGCTTTTATTGTACAGATGTATCTGAAACCACCCGTGTTCTGTGTTCAGATGTGGGATATGAGTAGTATACTGCAGTCCCTGTTCTGCTGTGATCCGTTCATTTCTTTTTGATTTCTCTCCAGTTATAATATATTTGTGCTCTCCCTACCACACTTCCCTTCTTCACCCTGAGCTTTGCACCCCTCGTTCATTAATACATGTGAAAACTCAGGTGCAGGGATTCTAAATTACAGAGTAGATGCATCATTTCAAAGATTAGCCAAGCTGTTGTAGATGTTGTAGCTGCTGGGTTTGCCTTGCTTTCttgataaaaacatctttttaggCCATCAGATGCACAAGAAGTTTATACAGGGGCCTTTTATTGCATTTATGGCTCACAGCACCAAACCATTTCTATAGAATAGTTTGCCTTTGATAGAAATAATTAATTCACACTGTAGTGTTGTATACACTGGTGTGAGGAAGTAGCAAGGGGAAAAATGAAGACAAAACCACAAAAGAAAAATCTTGTTTTCGCATTTGGCTCAGTGGCAGCAGCGAGCTGGTTTGTGCTTATGAGTGTTAGGCACAGAGAGAGCTGGCTTGTTTTTGTAAGTGTTGGGCTTGGAAAGTGGCAGCAGGCTGGCTCATAGTCACTAGCATCGGGCTCGGAGGGTGGCAGCAAGCTGATTTGTACTTGCCAGCATCAGTCTCAGATGGCCACAGTGAGTTTGCTACTTCACTGCTGCTGTCTATGGGTTattataacatagtaatatagcacATGACAgcaagacctgtatggtccatccaatctgcccagtaagataaactcattatagtTCAGCATTATTGTACTTGTGAAGATTTTAGTGATGGTGTCTGCTCTAAGTGTGATTTCCTAAAATAGAACATTAGGAATATGTTTAGTATGTATTTGTGGGGCTAAATTAATGAAACTGCATTCTGTGGACTCTGCTAGCATATGGAGTGAGTAGGCAATGGTTAATGTACACAGACTCCCAAAGGAGGCGCTGAAACACTTAGCAGAGTGGGGGGCGAATGAAACTGTAAAACAAAAGCACCAAGTTGTattttagggcagtggttcttgGGACATACctagctggtcaggttttcaggatccctacaatgaatatggatgagtgCACAGTCACTATGGATAGGGTTGGGATCCTCTGTTTCTAGGGGGATAGTTTTCTTATTTTACTGATTTTTGTTATGTTATTCTAaagggggttttttttccttcaatGTTATGTTTCTGTTTCTAGATCCAGTCACGTATTACACTGCTCTACATATCGCTGTCCTTCGAAATCAGCCAGACATGGTGGCTCTGCTAGTGCAGCATGGAGCTGACATTAATCGTCGAGACAGGGTGAGAGAAAGCCACTAACTGTTACAGCAGCCACACTAAAGAATCTGCCGTTTATAATGCATGCTCTCCTGACACATGCATTTCTATACTCCTGGTTATGATGGACTACTGCTGAGTTCTCGTACACTGTTCCCTACAGCAGTACTTCCGCAGCAAGGCTGAGACTGCTGGAGTTGTGAGCTTTCATGTAACATCCCCTGCTGGGACTGTAGGAGCTGTCTTATTCccgttcactgcagtgccctctgtTGGGAGATGATTAACCTCTTTTAACACCTGCCTGGCTTGAAGTCCCTatggggcagtggttcccaatcctggtggcaccccagccaatcaggtattcaggatatccacaatgaatattcatgagatacttgcatgcaaatctctcatgaatattcattgtggatatcctgaatacctgactggctggggtgcctccacgaccaggattgggaaccactgccctagagaaAGGCATACTGCTGGGGTTTATTTTTTGAAAGGGAATTGGCTAGCCATGGCTGTCTCTGGAAATGGTGTTGCCTGACCTTAGTGCACAGACTTGATAAATCATGACCCATGAGATTCTGACCTAGGACACAcctgaattttctttccttaattAGATTCATGAGAGCAGCCCCCTGGATCTTGCCAGCGAAGAGCCTGAGCGCCTCCCCTGTTTGCAGCGTCTTCTTGACCTTGGTGCGGACATCAACTCAGCTGACAGAAATGGTCAGTGGCTCCTTTTTAAGAGGAAACTATCACAGTGCGTGGAATAAAActttggtggaggagtagcctcgtgGTTAGTGCAGCCGAtgttgatcctagggaactgggttcaatttccacttcagctccatgtgactgtgagcatgtcacttaactctccattgccccaggtataaataagtacctgtatatactatgtaaaccgctttgaatataattgcaaaaaccacagaaaagtggtatatcaagtccaattctcTTTTTCTTCATGCATAGCTGCACCCAGCACAAATGATTGCGTGGCCTATTCGTATTGTTTCCTCTTTGCCCCTTGGGTGTGTAATTGTAAAATATTGTCCTCATAAGTCCTGTATACCAACATTAGGACAGATTAGCTCTGCCTGTTGCTGGAGTGTGGGATGCACACCCCCTGATAAGGGATAGATACGTGACAGGTGTGCAGCATGGGTCACCCAAGTTGGAGTTACAGGGCCACAGGAGCCGAGCAAGAGAACGGAGTTGTGTATACAAAGTgcctgggggtgggaagggggagaggggtggcCTAGATCAGTttgggatgggagaggggggtgaATGAGGCCTCTGCAAATGTGTGGGTGTCTGCTAGTAACAgaacattgtgggggggggggggggggtacatcatCTTCCCAAGAATGCTGTAGTCTTAAGTCCCTTCATACATGCAAGCTTAGTGTGCTCATGTCCCCTTTTCACCACAGCTGTTAAAGGCCATTTACTCTAACTCAGCTGCCACAAGACCTAATGGACTGAGGTAGATCATGGAGCACTATGCACATCACTTTGCCTGAAATGGTTCCTGATTCATCCTCAAAAAACAGATCCTAGGACTTGAGCAGCCGCCTTTGCGTTCTCACTTGATGGGCACCACCACTGATGTGCTACCAGCTTCTTATCAAAGAACACCATGGCTTTACTTCATTTAGTGAAACATTTGCTATCATTAAGCAGATTTTATAAGAGGCTCCTGGGAATCCCCTCAGTTGGATTGGGGCTTCTTTTATTTAGGTAGGGTTGGATTGGCATGTAGGTGGCCCACCAAAAGGATCCTAACGCTCTTTGTAAACAGTGACAGACCACCTTTAGGTTAGAACAATGCAACAACTGAGAAATACTGATTGCACAGCTCCTTATTTAGTGCTGCTAGAGTGCATATACTCACTTGTCAGGCATGATCTGGAGCAGATGATAAGGGATGGAGAATTGGGCTAATATCCTGCGATTGCTATACCCATTTCTTGCAGAGTGGGTGAGAAAATAAAAGAATCACATATCGAGCGTGGCACACTGCTCTGAGCTAGAGAGCCAACATGTGAACATAACCTGCCACCATCTCTTTGGCTCAGAGGAGTGTAACATCTCAGCCTTCCAGAGAGCAAGAACTCACCCTAGGTTTATCTTCCTTCATCCTAGGAAAGACTTCCTTGCTGCATGCGCTGGCCAGCAGTGATGGAGTTCAGATCCACAACACTGAAAACATTCAGCTGCTGCTTGAGGGAGGTAAGGTCTTCTCTGCGCTTTGTGGTATAAGTATTATAAATAGGGAGGGTGTCTCCACCGCACTGGCTGTTGTCAGGAAACCCCATTTGGAGGCAATCATATCACACGAGGCTCCAAAGATCTATACATCACCCTGCATTTCATTGAGTTataaacttattaattacaccaTTGTAAATAACCAGCACAGATCTGTTTTTTTACATTCACCCTCTTATTTCAGGAGCAGATGTGATGGCCACAACTAAAGATGGGGACACTGTTTTCACTTGTATCATCTTCCTCTTGGGAGAGGTGGTCGGGGGAGATGAAGAAGAAGCACGAATGATCAATCACTTCTGCCTGAGGGTCACGCAGATGCTCTTGGCCCATGGTGCTGATCCCAGCCAGTGTCCCTCACATGAGTCTCTCACTCATACCTGTCTCAAGAACTTTAACCTCCACTTTCAGCTCCTGCGCTTCCTGCTAGAGTCTGGCGCCTCTTATGACTGCTCTGTACATGGACCATCCTGCTGGTCTGGCTTTCATACTGTGTTTGAGAAGCTGTGCAGCCACCTAGACACTTCAGATGAGCTGCTACAAAAAGCTGAGACTGTCCTAGAGCTCATGGTTGCAAACTCGGCCAGAATCAAATTGCCCAGCAACTTTGAACTGAAACCTGTGGGTAGCAGGCTCCACGTAGAGAAGGTGACTGCTCTTTACAGATCCTTGAAACAGCTGGAACAATCATCACCAACACTGAAGCACCTGTGCAGGGTCTGTATTCGGCAGCAGCTAAGGCCATGGCCAGTTGATATCAAAGTCAAAGCCTTACCCCTTCCAGACAGGCTCAAATGGTATCTCTTAATTGAACACAGTGCCTTCACCGAGGAGGACTTTTGATATCCATTCTATGTGCTCTCCTTTTGAACAATGTTATTTGTGGTGTATATATCTTTGTGTGAATTTGAATGAAGTGCTGTATGATCATGGTCAAGCATTTGACTGTTGTACATGAGTCGTATCATGTAATCCTCTGTTTAAATACCTTTTCATTTCTGTTCATACTGGATGCTTGTAGCATAAGGCTCAAAGGGACCAACTGTGAGATGGAGAGGAAAAACAACCTGGTATGTAGTGGCTATAGAATGGAAACAGATGCTCAATAAAGTCTGATCCCTCAGTGTGCCTGAATGAGTCCTTATGAAAGCACTTGGGTTTAGAGTAGATtagaaagcggggggggggggggggggggggggtagctcaaTCTTGTACATCAATGACACAACAAAGGTAGTATTTTGATACAGCGGCTGCATTCAAGGtttacattgaaaaaaaaaaaaatgaaacattgATATTAAAGTGATGaattcaaaaattaaaactagtgtagATGAAAGAACCGCCAGCACTAGATACACATGTGAAAAGATAGTGTGATATGTACAAAATGTGTATGTAACACAAAATATGGTTGACTGAAAGTGTGCTATCTACATTGTGATTCATAAAGTGAAAGCAATGTGACTAAGGCAAATCTTGAGTGCATAAGTGTGATATATAAAGTGAACATGATGATTCATGTCAGTTGGAGGAATTTTTGAAGGATAAGGTAGTACCAGAACAGTTAGACTGAATgtatggtttgttttgttttagattGAGAAAGTATTAATAGGGTACTGAATATAATATTTGCCTGCCAGATAGTgattttttctctcattttattaTGAATTTTCTTTCCTCTGTTGTTCCCTTAATGTGGACTTATTATCTGATTAAGTTTTTTTGTTAATTCATTGGTTTATTTTATGGTATTTAAGTATCTTTCTGTAAAGAGTATGCAAATACAAATAAAGTGAACATGAGTCTGCCAACAGCTGGTTAAAGCACATCTAAATTGTTCATTTGGCATCAAAAATCCAATATGAACATGCCCAGCATGTTGGCAGACTcatgttcattttatttatttatttttattttaatttgcatACTCCTTTTACATAAAGATAATACTGAAAATACCATAAAATCAATGAATTAACAAAAAAACTTAATCAGGTAATAAGTCCACATTAAGGGAACAACAGAGGAAAGAAAAATCACTATCTGGCAGGCCAATATTATATTCAGTACCCTATTAATACTTTCTCaacctaaaacaaaacaaaaatcatacATTCAGTAACTGTTCTGGTACTACCTTATCCTTCAAAAATTCCTCCAACTGACAAGAATCATCATGTTCACTTTATATATCACACTTATGCACTCAAGATTTGCCTTAGTCACATTGCTTTCACTTTATGTATCACAATGTAGATAGCACAGTTTCATTCATTACCATATTTTGTGTCATATACCCATTTTGTACATATCTTTATCACACTGTGTTTTCACATGCATATCTGTTTCTGGTGGTTCATCTACACAAATTAGTTCATTTTTGCaggcgccaaaacacagcctgtgtcgtgTTTTTGATGTACAAGATTGATCTACGCTGTGGAataattttgaaggctcttggtactttTTGTGCTTTGTACCTCTGTTTTGTGAACCTTTCCTTATGGGCCAGAGATAGGCTGGGTGCACTCATTCAGTGCCTaacccagtcctggagtacccccttgccagttaggttttcaggatatccacaataactatggatgaaagatttgcatatagtggaagcagtctatgcaaatcaatttcatgcacattcattgtggacatcctgaaaacctgactggcagggtgtgggtgtgggggtactccaggactgatttGGGCAACACTACTCTTGAGGTTATTAAACTAATACAACAGATCAGACTGTTGCTGTGTCCTAAGGCAGTGCTGCTCAACCCTGTCATGGACATATATCTAGCACCATTACCACATTAGAATgagatttaccgtatttttcggactataagacacattggaccataagacgcacctaggttttcctcccaaatttggaggggggaaaaaaagtgtgtcttatagtccgaaaaatacggtacatgtATTGGAGACCCcttatgcacattcattgtggtaaGCCTAAAACTAGGACTGGCTCAGTATCGCATTGTCTTAATGGACTATACACTCAGTAAACAGCTTCTTTTATGTGATGCTACAACATAAGCCAGTGATTTACTCAGCGACAGTCAAATGATTGCAAAGCACATCATGCAAGTTGTACTTGAGAAACTCTTTGGGCCCTGCTTTTATTGTTCAGATGAAGctggcagaagatgagagagAGACTGTTCACTGATccatttctatatttatttatctatttaaaaTATGAAAAAATTATGATAGTAAGTGAAAAATCCTTGAAACTGAGATCTCTGCTTATAAAATACCAATTACAAAaatcctctccccccacccccccaaggctCTACCCTCAAAGTGGAAGGTAGCAGTGCTACATAAGAAAACAATTCTTAAGCCTAAGATATTCTGAGTAGCTGCATTTTGAAAAGCTTCAATGCTGCTTCACCGTCCTGGTTGTATACCACTGTGAAATCACATCCCAGAACAGGTGCTGGAGGCTAACAATAGCAAACCTCAAGAACATAGGAGAAGATTATTCCTGGCAAACAACTGATGAGATAGTGACAGCACAGGCCAAGGGGTTACCCCAGGCTCGTaaagattggaggggggggggggggcaattgggTTGATCCAGCAGTTAGGGAGTCAGCTACAATGGCTGACCCACTGTAAAACTAGTATTAGTCAACTAGAAACCTTTTCTATATGTAAACTGGCTCTTATAAAATCAGACTCCAACCCAGAGCTTATCACACTTTTTTCTAATCAACCAAAAAGATCTCTATTCAAATAACATAACAGTGGTGTAGTGTTTTTtttgggaggaaaagcctcaaacagtGATAAGTTGAATAAGTGATCAACAAAGGAGCATCCTAAGGGAGCTCCATCCATTCATCacaggctgaaaaacctccttaATTTTAAATATATGGTCCCCAAAGAACACTCGATTCtgctttttactagtgttatgaGGTTCACTTATCTCTCCAGCTGTTCAGTCTCTTATCACTGTCCGTGGCCCAACTTTCGattcctgcatcaggagtcaaaacTTGGCCCGAAGTTGGGCCGTGGATGGTGATAAGAGACTGAACAGCTGGAGAGATAAGTGAACCtcataacactagtaaaaagcaGAATTGAGTGTTCTTTGGGGACCATATATTTAAAATtaaggaggtttttcagcctgtGATGAATGGATGGAGCTCCCTTAGGTTGAATAAGTGATCAACAAAGGAGCATCCTATCactatttgaggcttttcctccctaaaaaaaaacactacacCACTGTTATTTGAATAGAGATCTTATAAAATCAGGTCACAACTAGAAGTAATTGCAGTGCAAGACAGCACATGCTTGTACAATCGGTATGCTTAAGAGTGGAACATGGAAGAGTCATAACttataaatttatatatatttcCACCTGCTCACAAGCAGGTCTAATGTCCACAACCTTTCACTTAGCCATGATTGCTGCAGAATCAAGTAGTATTTTATAGAGTATTTTAAAAGGACATCCagctcacatgtattttcaaacaagatacaacagcctgtttgaaaatacatgagatggacatccatgtgctggaaacaGCCATTTCACAAACAGCCAAATTGtgaatggggcaaaacaagggacatgaacATCTGTATAGCAGCATAGGAACATTCATCTGTCAGACAGCCAGAAGgcagccttgtggttagtgcagtggactgtaaaccaggggacccagACTCAAATCCCATTGTAACactgttttttttcctgaacagaaaaatacctcctgtacctgaatgcaCACTACTGCAATAGTCTTCAGCTTGCAGGTGTCTTGTACATTTAGGTATGGTAGGTGTTTTTCTGCACCCGGAAGGCtcataattaaaagaaaaaaaaaagttgagtggGATTTGAGACTGGGGCCCTCGGTTtatagcccactgcactaaccactaggctactcctcagacttgctagctgctctgttaagaatgcccataatacctgaaactgtcacagagcctggtatccctttccagtttcactttcagggcagAAGAAGAGGggagcaaccactgggggattaaagaggTGCCTGAACCAAGACTAAATAAGGACGTTTCTTCCCCTTCAACAATCGCTGTTGGATTTCCAGATTTCAGGCTCACCCAGCTCCTTGCTCTATGGACATACTGCTGTGTTGGCcgtccatatcctgcctttgtaaaatgggatttggacatccctgcgaTGTAGACACCTGATTgtcagttttcagacatccaaaacaggaaTACAGCTTTGAAAATAAAGTACCATAGGCTGTGTTTAGGAAATATGCACCTTCTCTGCTTCCAAACCTAGCCCCTCTGTTATAAGAATACTCTCAGCTTGTGCTGAATCACTCATGAAGCAGAAGAATAGTGCCCTGACAGCTATATGTCTAAACCTGATTTTTGCTATTTTTACAATTATGTCAGTCAAGCTCCAGCCACAGTAGGGTGCAGGTTGTTAGTggtacagacagacagacatggcTGGCAGTTCAGGCAGCAGTGACGCTAGCACTGGTGGCTCATTGAAGAACAAAATTCTATCTACCCAAGAGGATGGTGTACAAAGGAGAAGACAACTAAATCTTCCTAGACAAGGAGTGTCACACTACTGCTGGTAGCTGGGTGCTTTCTATGTTACTATAGAAGC
This is a stretch of genomic DNA from Microcaecilia unicolor chromosome 6, aMicUni1.1, whole genome shotgun sequence. It encodes these proteins:
- the ASB6 gene encoding ankyrin repeat and SOCS box protein 6, with translation MPFLHGFRRIIFEYQPLVDEILGSVGIQDPERLDGPEALDSSSHTREDGSRLLTELLEREAQTLFYQEGVSYSLLKVAELGLLHVAETLLQYGADLSFEDPVTYYTALHIAVLRNQPDMVALLVQHGADINRRDRIHESSPLDLASEEPERLPCLQRLLDLGADINSADRNGKTSLLHALASSDGVQIHNTENIQLLLEGGADVMATTKDGDTVFTCIIFLLGEVVGGDEEEARMINHFCLRVTQMLLAHGADPSQCPSHESLTHTCLKNFNLHFQLLRFLLESGASYDCSVHGPSCWSGFHTVFEKLCSHLDTSDELLQKAETVLELMVANSARIKLPSNFELKPVGSRLHVEKVTALYRSLKQLEQSSPTLKHLCRVCIRQQLRPWPVDIKVKALPLPDRLKWYLLIEHSAFTEEDF